Proteins from one Embleya scabrispora genomic window:
- a CDS encoding cysteine desulfurase/sulfurtransferase TusA family protein: MAYFDAASTEPLHPAAKAAFLSTLDEGWGDPARGYHDGRRARMLLDAARETVASVLGTRPDEVSFTTSGTQAVQLGMLGVLAGRRRVGAHLVLGAVEHSSVLHTADTHAARSEQRGTTAEITRTGVDRTGRLDVSAFASALRSDTALACVQSANHEVGTVQPIAEVAAACRAAGVPLLVDAAQSVGRLPVPDGWSVLTASAHKWGGPAGVGLLVVRKGTRYVSALPYDEREARRVPGFENVPAIVAAAVALGAASTESAEEDARLSGLVDRIRARVRETIPDVEVVGDPIERLPHIVTFSCLFVDGEVLLAELDRAGFAVSSGSSCTSSTLTPSHVLEAMGVLSQGNIRVSLPRGTAEAEVDRFLALLPGLVARLRAGVAQPPAAPVAAAAEEGVVVDALGRRCPIPVIELAKRILDVEEGTAVVVLSDDEASALDIPAWCEMTGHEFVRAEPRERGSAYVVRRRS; encoded by the coding sequence ATGGCGTATTTCGACGCGGCCTCCACCGAACCACTGCACCCGGCCGCGAAAGCGGCGTTCCTGAGCACGCTCGACGAGGGCTGGGGCGACCCCGCGCGCGGCTATCACGACGGCCGACGGGCGCGGATGCTGCTCGACGCCGCGCGGGAGACGGTGGCGTCGGTGCTCGGCACCCGACCTGATGAAGTGTCATTCACCACATCCGGGACACAGGCGGTCCAGTTGGGCATGCTCGGCGTGCTCGCCGGACGCCGCCGGGTCGGTGCCCATCTGGTGCTCGGCGCGGTCGAACACTCCTCTGTACTGCACACCGCGGACACTCACGCGGCCCGTTCGGAGCAGCGCGGAACGACCGCGGAAATCACCCGGACGGGGGTGGACCGTACGGGCCGCCTCGACGTGTCGGCGTTCGCCTCGGCGCTTCGTTCGGATACCGCGCTCGCGTGTGTGCAGAGCGCCAACCACGAGGTGGGCACGGTACAGCCGATCGCCGAGGTGGCGGCGGCGTGTCGGGCGGCGGGTGTGCCGCTGCTCGTGGACGCCGCGCAGTCGGTGGGCCGACTGCCGGTCCCGGACGGGTGGTCGGTGCTGACCGCGAGCGCGCACAAGTGGGGCGGCCCGGCCGGGGTCGGTCTGCTCGTGGTGCGCAAGGGCACCCGCTACGTGTCGGCGCTGCCCTACGACGAGCGCGAGGCGCGGCGGGTGCCCGGCTTCGAGAACGTGCCGGCGATCGTGGCGGCCGCGGTCGCGCTGGGTGCGGCGAGCACCGAGTCGGCGGAGGAGGACGCGCGCCTGTCCGGGCTGGTCGACCGGATCCGCGCCCGGGTCCGCGAGACGATCCCCGACGTCGAGGTGGTCGGCGACCCGATCGAGCGGCTCCCGCACATCGTCACGTTCTCCTGCCTGTTCGTGGACGGCGAGGTGCTGCTGGCCGAGTTGGACCGGGCGGGGTTCGCGGTGTCCTCGGGGTCCTCGTGCACGTCCTCGACGCTGACGCCCAGTCATGTCCTGGAGGCGATGGGCGTGTTGTCCCAGGGCAACATCCGCGTCTCGCTGCCGCGCGGCACGGCCGAGGCCGAGGTGGACCGTTTCCTGGCGCTGCTCCCGGGCCTGGTCGCCCGGCTGCGCGCGGGAGTCGCGCAGCCGCCGGCGGCGCCGGTCGCGGCCGCCGCCGAGGAGGGTGTGGTGGTCGACGCGCTGGGCCGGCGCTGTCCGATCCCGGTGATCGAACTGGCCAAGCGCATCCTCGACGTCGAGGAGGGCACGGCGGTCGTCGTGCTCTCCGACGACGAGGCGTCGGCGCTGGACATCCCGGCCTGGTGCGAGATGACCGGCCACGAGTTCGTTCGCGCCGAACCCCGCGAGCGCGGCAGCGCGTACGTGGTCCGGCGCCGTTCCTGA
- the ctaD gene encoding cytochrome c oxidase subunit I translates to MTILSEPQTVAPDGPPPIRRKQPGNIVVKWMTTTDHKTIGSMYLITSFVFFCIGGVLALLMRAELARPGTQFMSNEQFNQSFTMHGTIMLLMFATPLFAGFTNWIMPLQIGAPDVAFPRLNMFAYWLYLFGSIIAVAGFITPQGAADFGWFAYAPLSDAVRSPGIGGDMWIMGLAMSGFGTILGAVNFITTIICMRAPGLTMFRMSIFCWNVLLTSVLVLMAFPVLAAALFALEADRKFGTHVFDPANGGPILWQHLFWFFGHPEVYIIALPFFGIVSEIIPVFARKPMFGYKSLIAATISIAGLSVTVWAHHMFPTGAVMLPFFSFMTFLIAVPTGVKFFNWIGTMWRGSLSFETPMLWTVGFLVTFAFGGLTGVILASPPLDFHVSDTYFVVAHFHYVVFGTVVFAMFAGFHFWWPKFTGKMLDERLGKITFWTLFIGFHTTFLVQHWLGAEGMARRYADYLDADGFTTLNTISTLGSFLLGLSILPFFYNIWKTHKYGKKITVDDPWGYGRSLEWATSCPPPRHNFTSIPRIRSEAPAFDLHHPEIAALEYLTDERSEASPELAKGAEK, encoded by the coding sequence GTGACAATCCTCAGTGAGCCACAGACCGTGGCCCCGGACGGGCCACCCCCGATCCGCCGGAAGCAGCCCGGGAACATCGTCGTCAAGTGGATGACGACCACTGACCACAAGACGATCGGGTCGATGTACCTGATCACCTCCTTCGTCTTCTTCTGCATCGGTGGTGTGCTCGCGCTGCTCATGCGCGCGGAGCTGGCTCGCCCCGGCACGCAGTTCATGTCGAACGAGCAGTTCAACCAGTCGTTCACGATGCACGGCACGATCATGCTGCTGATGTTCGCGACGCCGCTGTTCGCCGGCTTCACGAACTGGATCATGCCGCTGCAGATCGGCGCCCCCGACGTGGCGTTCCCGCGCCTGAACATGTTCGCCTACTGGCTGTACCTGTTCGGCTCGATCATCGCGGTGGCCGGCTTCATCACCCCGCAGGGTGCCGCCGACTTCGGGTGGTTCGCGTACGCGCCGCTGTCCGACGCGGTGCGGTCGCCGGGCATCGGCGGCGACATGTGGATCATGGGTCTGGCGATGTCGGGCTTCGGCACCATCCTCGGTGCCGTCAACTTCATCACCACGATCATCTGCATGCGCGCGCCCGGTCTGACGATGTTCCGCATGTCGATCTTCTGCTGGAACGTCCTGCTGACCTCGGTGCTGGTCCTGATGGCGTTCCCGGTGCTCGCCGCCGCGCTGTTCGCGCTGGAGGCCGACCGCAAGTTCGGCACACACGTCTTCGATCCGGCCAACGGCGGACCGATCCTGTGGCAGCACCTCTTCTGGTTCTTCGGCCATCCCGAGGTGTACATCATCGCCCTGCCGTTCTTCGGCATCGTCTCGGAGATCATCCCGGTCTTCGCGCGCAAGCCGATGTTCGGTTACAAGAGCCTGATCGCCGCGACCATCTCGATCGCGGGCCTGTCGGTCACCGTGTGGGCGCACCACATGTTCCCGACCGGCGCGGTCATGCTGCCGTTCTTCTCCTTCATGACGTTCCTGATCGCCGTACCGACCGGCGTGAAGTTCTTCAACTGGATCGGCACCATGTGGCGCGGCTCGTTGTCCTTCGAGACACCGATGTTGTGGACCGTCGGCTTCCTGGTCACCTTCGCCTTCGGTGGCCTCACCGGCGTCATCCTCGCCTCGCCGCCGCTGGACTTCCACGTCTCCGACACCTACTTCGTGGTGGCGCACTTCCACTACGTGGTGTTCGGCACCGTGGTGTTCGCGATGTTCGCGGGCTTCCACTTCTGGTGGCCCAAGTTCACCGGCAAGATGCTCGACGAGCGGCTGGGCAAGATCACCTTCTGGACGCTGTTCATCGGCTTCCACACCACGTTCCTGGTACAGCACTGGCTGGGTGCCGAGGGCATGGCCCGCCGGTACGCGGACTACCTGGACGCGGACGGCTTCACCACGCTGAACACGATCTCGACCCTGGGCTCGTTCCTGCTGGGTCTGTCGATCCTGCCGTTCTTCTACAACATCTGGAAGACGCACAAGTACGGCAAGAAGATCACCGTGGACGACCCGTGGGGCTACGGCCGTTCGCTGGAGTGGGCGACCTCCTGCCCGCCGCCGCGGCACAACTTCACGAGCATTCCGCGGATCCGTTCCGAGGCGCCCGCGTTCGACCTCCACCACCCGGAGATCGCCGCGCTGGAGTACCTCACCGACGAGCGTTCCGAGGCATCGCCCGAGCTGGCGAAGGGAGCCGAGAAGTGA
- a CDS encoding cytochrome c oxidase subunit 4, which yields MKFNGVLFAVLAVFLLPVTIVYWVLSEDPTGTTALSLTFGLALMIGFYLIFTARRMDLLAQDNEEGEIADDAGELGFFAPHSWQPLMLALGSALLFLGVIFGWWLAMFAAPIVAIGVFGWVFEFYRGADQRY from the coding sequence GTGAAGTTCAACGGTGTCCTGTTCGCCGTCCTGGCCGTGTTCCTGCTGCCCGTGACGATCGTCTACTGGGTGCTCTCCGAGGACCCGACCGGTACCACCGCGCTGTCGCTGACCTTCGGCCTCGCGCTGATGATCGGGTTCTACCTGATCTTCACCGCCCGGCGGATGGACCTGCTCGCGCAGGACAACGAAGAGGGCGAGATCGCCGACGACGCCGGCGAGTTGGGCTTCTTCGCCCCGCACAGCTGGCAGCCGCTGATGCTCGCGCTCGGCTCGGCGCTGCTGTTCCTGGGCGTCATCTTCGGTTGGTGGCTGGCGATGTTCGCCGCGCCGATCGTCGCGATCGGCGTCTTCGGCTGGGTCTTCGAGTTCTACCGGGGCGCCGACCAGCGCTACTAG
- the coxB gene encoding cytochrome c oxidase subunit II, whose protein sequence is MSPYGSDRSPRRWMRRRVPQLLALGLVTATATGCSVDSKDLPRLGLPNPVTEQGPRVLSLWQGAWIAALIVGAVVWGLILWSVAFHRRSRTKIEIPPQTRYNLPIEVLYTVIPGIMIAVFFYFTARDETKLEELSKNPDNVINVVGVQWSWSFNYKGDPADGTVDVYEQGTPGKRPTLYLPVKESVRFDLTSPDVIHSFWVPNFLYKKDIIPGRTNKFEVVPTKKGTYGGKCAELCGVDHSRMLFDVKIVDKADYVQHLKELAAKGQTGELRSKINEPAPVDAHGKK, encoded by the coding sequence GTGAGTCCCTACGGCTCCGACCGCTCGCCGCGGCGCTGGATGCGGCGCAGGGTGCCGCAGCTGCTGGCTCTGGGCCTCGTCACCGCGACCGCCACCGGCTGCTCCGTCGATTCCAAGGACCTGCCGAGACTCGGCCTGCCCAACCCTGTCACCGAGCAGGGTCCGCGAGTCCTGTCGCTCTGGCAGGGCGCCTGGATTGCAGCGCTGATCGTCGGGGCCGTGGTGTGGGGGCTCATCCTGTGGAGCGTCGCGTTCCACCGCCGGTCGCGCACCAAGATCGAGATCCCGCCGCAGACGCGATACAACCTCCCCATCGAGGTGCTGTACACGGTCATCCCCGGCATCATGATCGCGGTCTTCTTCTACTTCACCGCGCGTGACGAGACCAAGCTCGAAGAGCTCTCCAAGAACCCCGACAACGTGATCAACGTGGTCGGCGTGCAGTGGAGCTGGTCCTTCAACTACAAGGGCGACCCCGCCGACGGCACGGTCGACGTCTACGAGCAGGGCACGCCCGGCAAGAGGCCGACGCTCTACCTGCCCGTCAAGGAGTCGGTCCGGTTCGACCTCACGTCGCCGGACGTCATCCACTCGTTCTGGGTGCCGAACTTCCTGTACAAGAAGGACATCATCCCGGGCCGCACGAACAAGTTCGAGGTCGTTCCGACCAAGAAGGGCACCTACGGCGGCAAGTGCGCCGAACTGTGCGGTGTGGACCACTCGCGCATGCTCTTCGACGTGAAGATCGTGGACAAGGCCGACTACGTCCAGCACCTCAAGGAGCTGGCCGCGAAGGGCCAGACCGGCGAGCTGCGCAGCAAGATCAACGAGCCGGCCCCCGTTGACGCGCACGGGAAGAAGTGA
- a CDS encoding carbohydrate kinase family protein — MRIAVTGSIATDHLMTFPGRFADQLVSDKLHVVSLSFLVDKLDIRRGGVAPNICFGMGCLGLSPILVGAAGADFVDYRSWLDRHQVDTESVHISQTHHTARFVCTTDEEHNQIASFYTGAMSEAREIELRPVADRVGGLDLVVIGANDPEAMLRHSEECRERGYPFAADPSQQLARMDGEDIRRLIEGAAYLLTNEYESALIVQKTGWSEADILKKVGVRVTTLGPGGARVERAGEDPIVVTCPAEEAKVDPTGVGDAFRAGFLSAISWGLSLERAAQVGNMLATLVIETVGTQEYSLRRGSFLSRLAGAYGDAAAAEVAEHLPL, encoded by the coding sequence ATGCGTATTGCCGTGACCGGATCGATCGCCACCGATCACCTGATGACGTTCCCGGGTCGCTTCGCCGACCAACTCGTCTCGGACAAGTTGCACGTGGTCTCGCTTTCCTTCCTCGTCGACAAACTGGACATCCGACGCGGGGGCGTGGCGCCGAACATCTGCTTCGGCATGGGCTGCCTGGGGTTGTCGCCGATCCTGGTCGGCGCCGCCGGCGCGGACTTCGTCGACTACCGTTCGTGGTTGGACCGCCACCAGGTGGACACCGAGTCGGTGCACATCTCGCAGACCCACCACACCGCCCGGTTCGTGTGCACCACCGACGAGGAGCACAACCAGATCGCCTCCTTCTATACGGGGGCGATGAGCGAGGCGCGGGAGATCGAACTGCGGCCGGTGGCCGACCGGGTCGGCGGCCTGGACCTGGTCGTGATCGGCGCCAACGACCCCGAGGCGATGTTGCGCCACAGCGAGGAGTGCCGCGAGCGCGGCTACCCGTTCGCGGCCGACCCCTCGCAGCAGTTGGCGCGGATGGACGGGGAGGACATCCGCCGGCTCATCGAGGGCGCCGCGTACCTGCTCACCAACGAGTACGAGAGCGCGTTGATCGTGCAGAAGACGGGATGGTCCGAGGCGGACATCCTGAAGAAGGTCGGCGTACGGGTGACCACCCTCGGCCCCGGCGGGGCCCGGGTGGAGCGGGCCGGCGAGGACCCGATCGTGGTGACCTGCCCGGCCGAGGAGGCCAAGGTCGACCCGACGGGCGTCGGCGACGCGTTCCGCGCCGGCTTCCTGTCCGCCATCTCGTGGGGCCTGTCCCTGGAGCGCGCCGCGCAGGTCGGCAACATGCTGGCCACCCTGGTCATCGAGACGGTGGGCACCCAGGAATACTCGCTGCGCCGCGGGTCGTTCCTGAGCCGGCTCGCCGGGGCGTACGGCGACGCGGCCGCGGCCGAGGTCGCGGAACACCTGCCGCTCTGA